From the Trueperaceae bacterium genome, the window GCAAGGCCAGCCAGGACCAGCCGTGGCGCACGAGCAGCTCCCGCTCGAGCGCCTGGAGGAACGGCCCTTCCAGCGCCGCCCAGCCGCGGTAGTGCGCGCGCAGCTCCTCGGGCGACGCGCTGCGCTCGAGCAGCAGTCGCGCGCTGTCGTGGCCCAGGTGCGCCCACGAACGGCCCGAGGGCAGCTCTAGGACCGTGGGGGCGAAGAGGTGGCCGCCGAAGTGGCTCACGCGCCAGACCCGGGCCTCGCCCGCGGCCCACGCCCGCAGCCGCTGGTAGACGGGCACCCCGAAGAGCCCGCAGGCGGCGTCCTCGCTGCCGTGCGTGCAGACGAGCAGGTCGCGGGCGGGCGTCGGCGCCTCGACGGGTGCATGGCGCGGGGCGGCGCCGCGACGGCGGACGAGGTCGGCCACGAGCTCGCCGACTTCCTCTTCCCGCACCAGGTACTCGTGGCGGTCGAAGTCGGCGAAGGCGCCGTCGGGGCGCGAGTACCACACCACGCGGCGCCTGCCGGGCACGCAGTACTCGACGTCGGGGGCGATCGCCATGAGCCGCAGCCGGTAGGGCGCCTCGCGCGCGAACCAGTCGGTCGCCTCGCGGACCTCCCGCGGCAGCTTGTCGCCGTACCGGAACAGGCCGCGCGGCCAGGGCAGGGGCACCTCGAC encodes:
- a CDS encoding sucrase ferredoxin, whose protein sequence is MRAAPPTVQLCSLFAQDSGIDPIGYAGTLDAFLAVEVPLPWPRGLFRYGDKLPREVREATDWFAREAPYRLRLMAIAPDVEYCVPGRRRVVWYSRPDGAFADFDRHEYLVREEEVGELVADLVRRRGAAPRHAPVEAPTPARDLLVCTHGSEDAACGLFGVPVYQRLRAWAAGEARVWRVSHFGGHLFAPTVLELPSGRSWAHLGHDSARLLLERSASPEELRAHYRGWAALEGPFLQALERELLVRHGWSWLALPKRGCVLERDPADQPLWERVRIEARGPTGAFAYEAVVELHGWKRLRPRSDGTEVRDYAQYRVGAIRAYPAAAEGAAPPVGAA